A window from Manis javanica isolate MJ-LG chromosome 10, MJ_LKY, whole genome shotgun sequence encodes these proteins:
- the INHBE gene encoding inhibin beta E chain, whose product MGIRDVQLWPVLLWALLWALLWAQGAGAVCPSCGGPTLAPQAERALVLELAKQQILDGLHLTSRPRIIHPLPQAALTRALRRLRPGSMAPVNGEEIISFAANTESSTATCSSMLTFHLSTPQFHHLYYARLWLHVLPTLPGTLYVKIFHWGLRRKHQGSRTLLAEHQMTTPGWHALALPSSGLRGEESGVLKLQLDCRPLEGNNSAARPPRRLLDTTGDQRPFLELKIQPNEPGAGRTRRRTPTCEPETPLCCRRDHYVDFQELGWRDWILQPEGYQLNYCSGQCPPHLAGSPGIAASFHSAVFNLLKANNPWPLGTSCCVPTARRPLSILYLDRDGNVVKTDVPDMVVEACGCS is encoded by the exons ATGGGGATCCGTGATGTCCAGCTCTGGCCAGTGCTGCTGTGGGCACTGTTGTGGGCACTACTGTGGGCACAGGGGGCAGGGGCTGTGTGTCCTTCCTGTGGGGGCCCCACACTGGCACCCCAAGCAGAGCGAGCTCTGGTCCTGGAGCTAGCCAAGCAGCAAATTTTGGATGGGCTGCACCTGACCAGCCGTCCCAGAATAATTCACCCTCTACCCCAGGCAGCGCTGACCAGAGCCCTCCGGAGACTACGGCCAGGAAGTATGGCTCCAGTGAATGGGGAGGAAATCATCAGCTTTGCTGCCAACACAG AGTCCTCCACTGCAACCTGCAGCTCCATGCTCACCTTCCACCTGTCTACTCCTCAGTTCCACCACCTGTACTATGCTCGCCTCTGGCTGCACGTGCTTCCCACCCTTCCTGGCACTCTTTACGTGAAGATCTTCCACTGGGGCCTGAGAAGGAAGCACCAAGGGTCCCGCACCCTCCTGGCTGAGCACCAAATGACAACCCCGGGCTGGCACGCCCTGGCTCTGCCTTCTAGTGGCTTGAGGGGTGAGGAGTCTGGGGTCCTGAAACTCCAGCTGGACTGCAGACCCCTAGAAGGCAACAACTCTGCTGCCAGACCACCTCGGCGGCTCCTGGACACAACGGGAGACCAGAGACCCTTCCTGGAGCTTAAGATCCAGCCCAATGAGCCTGGAGCAGGCCGGACCAGGAGGAGGACCCCCACCTGTGAGCCTGAGACCCCCTTATGTTGTAGGCGAGACCATTATGTAGACTTCCAGGAGCTGGGATGGCGGGACTGGATCCTGCAGCCTGAGGGGTACCAGCTAAATTACTGTAGTGGGCAGTGTCCCCCTCACCTGGCTGGCAGCCCAGGCATTGCTGCCTCCTTCCATTCTGCTGTCTTCAACCTCCTCAAGGCCAACAACCCTTGGCCCTTGGGTACCTCTTGCTGTGTGCCTACTGCCCGAAGGCCTCTCTCTATCCTCTATCTTGACCGTGATGGTAATGTGGTCAAGACAGATGTGCCAGACATGGTGGTAGAGGCCTGTGGCTGCAGCTAG